One genomic window of Scatophagus argus isolate fScaArg1 chromosome 16, fScaArg1.pri, whole genome shotgun sequence includes the following:
- the LOC124073640 gene encoding hemoglobin subunit beta-A, whose amino-acid sequence MVQWTDAERSAITSLWSKIDVGEIGPQALTRLLIVYPWTQRHFTSFGNLSTNAAILGNTKVAEHGKTVMGGLERAVKNLDDIKNAYTALSVKHSEKLHVDPDNFRLLAECISVCVAAKFGRQFTADAQEAWQKFLAVVVSALGRQYH is encoded by the exons ATGGTCCAGTGGACAGATGCTGAGCGTTCCGCCATCACATCCCTGTGGTCAAAGATCGATGTGGGTGAAATCGGACCCCAGGCTCTCACCAG GCTGCTGATTGTGTATCCATGGACTCAGAGACACTTCACTTCATTTGGCAACCTTTCCACCAACGCCGCCATCCTCGGAAACACTAAGGTGGCCGAGCACGGCAAGACCGTGATGGGTGGTCTGGAGAGGGCTGTGAAGAACCTGGACGACATCAAGAATGCCTACACCGCACTGAGCGTGAAGCACTCTGAGAAACTCCACGTGGATCCTGATAACTTCAGG CTCCTCGCTgagtgcatcagtgtgtgtgtggctgccaAGTTCGGACGTCAATTCACCGCTGACGCTCAGGAAGCCTGGCAGAAGTTCCTGGCTGTCGTGGTCTCTGCTCTGGGCAGACAGTACCACTGA
- the LOC124073644 gene encoding hemoglobin subunit alpha-A, with protein sequence MSLSGKDKSIVKSVWDKVAPKAGEIGGEALGRMLTVYPQTKTYFSHWADLSPDSAQVKKHGGVIMAAVGEAIGKIDDLVSAVSSLSELHAFKLRVDPANFRILAHNILLVLAMYLPGDFTPEVHLSFDKFLQNLGLALSERYR encoded by the exons ATGAGTCTTTCCGGAAAAGACAAGTCCATTGTGAAGTCTGTCTGGGACAAAGTAGCCCCCAAGGCCGGCGAGATCGGCGGGGAGGCTCTTGGCAG AATGCTAACTGTATACCCGCAGACCAAGACCTACTTTTCCCACTGGGCTGATCTGAGTCCTGACTCTGCACAGGTGAAAAAGCATGGTGGAGTCATCATGGCGGCTGTTGGAGAAGCCATCGGGAAGATCGATGACCTTGTCTCTGCCGTGTCCAGCCTCAGTGAGCTGCATGCCTTCAAGCTCAGGGTGGATCCCGCCAACTTCAGG ATTCTGGCCCATAACATCCTCTTGGTTTTGGCCATGTACTTGCCTGGAGACTTCACTCCAGAGGTCCACCTCTCCTTCGACAAGTTCCTGCAGAACCTGGGTCTGGCTCTGTCCGAGAGATACCGCTGA